Proteins encoded within one genomic window of Longimicrobium sp.:
- a CDS encoding GTP-binding protein — protein MASAPSFTTDRIRNVVVVGHGGAGKTTLIDACCHASGATRRHGSAADGTALTMFTPEEIAHGCSMNTSVAHATWLDAKVNFIDTPGYLDFLGEARAGVRV, from the coding sequence ATGGCGTCAGCCCCCTCATTCACAACGGACCGCATCCGCAACGTCGTGGTGGTCGGCCACGGCGGCGCGGGAAAGACGACGCTGATCGACGCCTGCTGCCACGCATCCGGCGCCACCCGCCGCCACGGATCCGCCGCCGACGGCACCGCGCTCACCATGTTCACCCCCGAAGAGATCGCCCACGGCTGCTCGATGAACACCTCGGTGGCGCACGCCACCTGGCTGGACGCCAAGGTCAACTTCATCGACACCCCCGGCTACCTGGACTTCCTGGGCGAAGCGCGCGCCGGCGTGCGCGT
- a CDS encoding NUDIX hydrolase produces the protein MDPDWLRWARRIHALAQNGSAYTEGVFDRERYAELKTIAAAMMAAYGDSTPEHVLGLWAMEEGYATPKVDVRAAVFRGGEILLVRERSDGRWALPGGWADVGDTPAQCVEREVLEEAGLTVRATHLVALHDGSRNGHPPRPYHVYKLLFLCELVGGVATTSIETDEVAFFPEDVLPPLSFGRVNEAQVALCFRHMRDPMLPTEFD, from the coding sequence ATGGACCCCGACTGGCTTCGATGGGCGCGCCGCATCCACGCGCTGGCGCAGAACGGCTCCGCGTACACCGAGGGCGTCTTCGACCGCGAGCGCTACGCCGAGCTGAAGACGATCGCCGCGGCGATGATGGCCGCGTACGGCGACTCGACTCCCGAGCACGTGCTCGGGTTGTGGGCAATGGAGGAGGGATACGCGACGCCCAAGGTGGACGTGCGCGCCGCCGTCTTTCGCGGCGGCGAGATCCTGCTGGTGAGGGAGCGCTCGGACGGCCGCTGGGCGCTCCCCGGCGGCTGGGCGGATGTGGGGGACACGCCCGCGCAATGCGTGGAGCGCGAGGTGCTGGAGGAAGCGGGGCTCACGGTGCGCGCCACGCACCTGGTGGCCCTGCACGACGGCAGCCGCAACGGGCATCCGCCGCGGCCGTACCACGTCTACAAGCTCCTCTTCCTGTGCGAGCTGGTGGGCGGCGTGGCCACCACCAGCATCGAGACGGACGAGGTCGCATTCTTCCCCGAAGACGTTCTCCCGCCGCTCTCGTTCGGGCGCGTCAACGAGGCGCAGGTCGCGCTCTGCTTCCGGCACATGCGCGATCCCATGCTCCCGACCGAGTTCGACTGA
- the cysK gene encoding cysteine synthase A — translation MARGRIYTNVTETVGDTPLIQLNRLGEGLPGRVVVKHEGFNPFNSVKDRIGYAMVHDAIDAGRLRPGMVVVEPTSGNTGIGLAYVAAALGYRCIFVMPETMTIERRNMLRALGARVVLTEGPKGIKGAIARAEEIAARLGESAWMPRQFDNPANPAIHYRTTGPEIWEDTAGEVDVFVSGIGTGGTITGAGRYLRERKPGIRIVAVEPAESPVLSGGEPSPHKQQGIGPGFIPGNLDTSIYDEVVRVTNDDAIATARRLAREEAIFAGISSGSITWAALQIAARPENEGKLIVSIVCDFGERYLSNPVFTELADPDYPELDEAIQSTAPVQG, via the coding sequence ATGGCGCGCGGACGCATCTATACCAACGTGACGGAGACGGTGGGCGACACGCCGTTGATCCAGCTCAACCGGCTGGGCGAGGGCCTCCCCGGCCGCGTGGTGGTGAAGCACGAAGGGTTCAATCCCTTCAACTCGGTCAAGGACCGCATCGGCTACGCGATGGTGCACGACGCCATCGACGCCGGCCGCCTGCGCCCGGGGATGGTGGTGGTGGAGCCGACCAGCGGCAACACGGGGATCGGGCTGGCGTACGTGGCTGCCGCGCTCGGCTACCGCTGCATCTTCGTCATGCCGGAGACGATGACGATCGAGCGGCGCAACATGCTGCGCGCTCTCGGTGCGCGGGTGGTGCTCACGGAGGGGCCGAAGGGGATCAAGGGCGCCATCGCGCGCGCGGAGGAGATCGCGGCGCGGCTCGGAGAGAGCGCGTGGATGCCGCGCCAGTTCGACAACCCGGCCAACCCGGCGATCCACTACCGGACCACCGGCCCGGAGATCTGGGAGGACACGGCGGGCGAGGTGGACGTTTTCGTCAGCGGGATCGGGACGGGCGGCACCATCACGGGCGCGGGGCGGTACCTGCGCGAGCGGAAGCCGGGGATCCGCATCGTGGCGGTGGAGCCGGCGGAAAGCCCGGTGCTTTCCGGCGGGGAGCCGTCGCCGCACAAGCAGCAGGGGATCGGGCCGGGCTTCATCCCCGGGAACCTGGACACCTCCATCTACGACGAGGTGGTGCGCGTCACCAACGACGACGCCATCGCCACGGCTCGCCGGCTGGCGCGGGAGGAGGCGATCTTTGCGGGGATCTCGTCGGGCTCCATCACCTGGGCGGCGCTCCAGATCGCGGCGCGGCCGGAGAACGAGGGCAAGCTGATCGTCTCCATCGTGTGCGACTTCGGCGAGCGCTACCTGTCGAATCCCGTCTTCACGGAGCTGGCCGACCCGGACTATCCGGAGCTGGACGAGGCGATCCAGAGCACGGCGCCGGTGCAGGGCTGA
- a CDS encoding DUF4097 family beta strand repeat-containing protein — protein sequence MRPRTLFAAAPVLALFLSTSAAAQDSWSEWLRRCREDRNWGSQGSERHCEVRESRLTARPRLSVDGGDNGGVTVTGWNEGGILVRARVQANARSREEAREIAQQVRVTTEGGEVHATGPEKREGRSWSVSYEVFVPRRTGLDLETTNGGIGVERVSGEMRLQARNGPVSLRGVGGNVHARTSNGPLRVVLEGDRWAGQGLDAETRNGPVTLEVPDGYSASLETGTVNGPMNFDIPVRVQGRISRRIQTELGRGGAPIRVVTTNGPVTVRGT from the coding sequence ATGCGCCCCCGCACTCTTTTCGCCGCCGCACCCGTCCTCGCCCTCTTCCTTTCCACCAGCGCCGCGGCGCAGGATTCGTGGAGCGAGTGGCTGCGGCGCTGCCGCGAGGATCGCAACTGGGGCTCTCAGGGGAGCGAGCGGCACTGCGAGGTGCGCGAGTCGCGGCTCACCGCCCGCCCTCGTCTCTCGGTGGACGGCGGCGACAATGGCGGGGTGACGGTGACGGGGTGGAACGAGGGCGGCATCCTGGTGCGCGCCCGCGTGCAGGCCAACGCCCGCTCGCGCGAGGAAGCGCGCGAGATCGCCCAGCAGGTGCGCGTGACGACCGAGGGCGGCGAGGTCCACGCCACCGGGCCCGAAAAGCGCGAGGGGCGCTCCTGGTCGGTCAGCTACGAGGTCTTCGTCCCCCGCCGCACGGGGCTCGACCTGGAGACCACCAACGGCGGAATCGGCGTGGAGCGCGTCTCGGGCGAGATGCGGCTCCAGGCGCGCAACGGCCCCGTCTCGCTGCGTGGCGTGGGCGGCAACGTGCACGCCCGCACCTCGAACGGCCCCCTGCGCGTGGTGCTGGAAGGCGACCGTTGGGCCGGCCAGGGGCTGGACGCCGAGACGCGCAACGGCCCCGTCACGCTCGAGGTGCCGGACGGCTACTCCGCCAGCCTCGAGACGGGCACGGTGAACGGGCCGATGAACTTCGACATCCCCGTGCGCGTTCAGGGCCGCATTTCGCGCCGCATCCAGACCGAGCTCGGCCGCGGAGGCGCACCGATCCGCGTCGTCACCACCAACGGGCCGGTGACCGTCCGCGGCACCTGA
- a CDS encoding EVE domain-containing protein, with amino-acid sequence MKSEPSVYSIDHLKRDGQTSWEGVRNFQARNFIRDDMRVGDRVLFYHSNANPAGVAGLARVARAAYPDPAARDPKNDYFDPRASDEDPRWFMVDVAFEERFPALVSLDTLRETPGLEKMLVINRSRLSVQPVTKEEFEIVVRLGRGPK; translated from the coding sequence ATGAAGAGCGAGCCGTCGGTCTACTCGATTGATCACCTTAAGCGCGACGGACAGACTTCTTGGGAGGGCGTGAGGAACTTCCAGGCGCGCAACTTCATCCGCGACGACATGCGGGTGGGCGACCGTGTCCTGTTCTATCACAGCAACGCGAACCCGGCGGGTGTGGCGGGGCTCGCGCGCGTCGCCCGCGCCGCCTATCCCGACCCCGCCGCCCGCGACCCGAAGAACGACTACTTCGACCCGCGCGCCAGCGACGAGGATCCTCGCTGGTTCATGGTGGACGTAGCGTTCGAGGAGCGCTTCCCCGCCCTCGTCTCCTTGGACACGCTCCGCGAGACGCCGGGCTTGGAAAAGATGCTCGTCATCAACCGCAGCCGCCTCTCAGTGCAGCCGGTCACGAAGGAGGAGTTCGAGATTGTCGTGAGGCTCGGGAGAGGGCCGAAGTGA
- a CDS encoding Rad52/Rad22 family DNA repair protein, with translation MAEINFRSLQDRFPAEEIEWRLQQAGEKNGRVWAICVPYVTNRAIQSRLDEVVGPGNWKNEFRPGPDGGVMCGLSVRVGEEWVTKWDGAENTDIEGVKGGLSGAMKRSAVQWGIGRYLYGLDETFAQVSDTGSLRGKTKDGKPFRWDPPKLPRWALPEPQPKRPATDTPAEPSPAAALVPPIEPQPAGDGTRHDAMLHYVRRVGPQVADDAEIRINRRVRNLKEFVRENWASIKEDPRIAKAVVDAIQSATGTTLDSEPQALANAA, from the coding sequence ATGGCGGAGATCAACTTCAGGTCGCTCCAGGACCGCTTCCCGGCGGAGGAGATCGAGTGGCGGCTGCAGCAGGCGGGCGAGAAGAACGGCCGCGTGTGGGCCATCTGCGTGCCGTACGTCACCAACCGCGCCATCCAGAGCCGCCTGGATGAGGTGGTGGGGCCGGGCAACTGGAAGAACGAGTTTCGCCCCGGGCCTGACGGGGGCGTGATGTGCGGGCTTTCGGTGCGCGTGGGCGAGGAGTGGGTGACCAAGTGGGACGGCGCCGAGAACACCGACATCGAGGGGGTGAAGGGCGGCCTCTCGGGCGCCATGAAGCGCTCGGCCGTTCAGTGGGGGATCGGGCGCTATCTGTATGGGCTGGACGAGACGTTCGCGCAGGTGAGCGACACCGGGAGCCTGCGCGGGAAGACCAAGGACGGCAAGCCGTTCCGCTGGGATCCGCCGAAGCTCCCCAGGTGGGCACTGCCGGAGCCCCAGCCGAAGCGCCCCGCCACGGACACGCCCGCGGAGCCTTCTCCCGCCGCCGCGCTGGTCCCCCCCATCGAGCCGCAGCCCGCGGGCGACGGTACGCGCCACGACGCGATGCTCCACTACGTGCGCCGCGTGGGTCCGCAGGTCGCCGACGACGCGGAGATTCGCATCAACCGCCGCGTACGGAACCTCAAGGAGTTCGTCCGGGAGAACTGGGCATCGATCAAGGAAGATCCCCGGATCGCGAAGGCAGTCGTCGACGCCATTCAGAGCGCCACCGGCACGACGCTCGACTCCGAGCCGCAGGCGCTGGCGAACGCGGCGTGA
- the ligD gene encoding non-homologous end-joining DNA ligase: protein MQSRWRQGSGSITEAGGEMAKADEVRISGVRISSPDDVMYEEQGITKRELAEYYVAVAGSILPFLRGRPLTLVRCPDGEGGACFYQRHASGHVSPELRQVEVEKPDGGVSMHLAAESLKAVLSMVQMRVLELHTWNARRDRLDRPDRMVLDLDPGPGVPWSGVVGAAFSFRDRLEELGLRSFVKTTGGKGVHVVVPLARRHSWEQVREFSRGLATEATRRAPQHYLEHASKADRKGRIFVDYLRNAWGASIVTPFSTRSRPGAPVSTPLSWDELRSGAEPMDFTVRTVPERLAALREDPWQGYAEAARQTITRAALRKVQPSS, encoded by the coding sequence ATGCAGAGCAGGTGGCGTCAGGGGAGCGGCTCCATCACCGAAGCGGGGGGCGAGATGGCGAAAGCGGACGAGGTGCGGATCTCCGGCGTGCGGATCTCGAGCCCGGACGACGTGATGTACGAGGAGCAGGGGATCACCAAGCGCGAGCTGGCCGAGTACTACGTGGCGGTGGCCGGCAGCATCCTTCCCTTCCTGCGCGGACGCCCGCTGACGCTGGTGCGCTGCCCCGACGGCGAGGGGGGCGCCTGCTTCTACCAGCGCCACGCCTCCGGCCACGTCTCCCCTGAGCTGCGCCAGGTGGAGGTGGAGAAGCCGGACGGCGGCGTCTCGATGCACCTCGCGGCGGAGTCGCTGAAGGCGGTGCTGTCGATGGTGCAGATGCGCGTGCTTGAGCTCCACACCTGGAACGCGCGGCGCGACCGGCTGGACCGTCCCGACCGCATGGTGCTGGACCTGGATCCGGGGCCGGGGGTGCCGTGGTCGGGGGTGGTGGGCGCCGCGTTCTCCTTTCGCGACCGGCTGGAGGAGCTGGGGCTGCGCTCGTTTGTGAAGACGACGGGGGGCAAGGGGGTGCACGTGGTGGTCCCGCTCGCCCGCCGACACAGCTGGGAACAGGTGCGCGAGTTCAGCCGCGGCCTCGCCACGGAGGCAACCCGGCGCGCGCCGCAGCACTACCTGGAGCACGCATCCAAGGCGGACCGAAAGGGGCGCATCTTCGTGGACTACCTGCGCAACGCGTGGGGCGCCTCCATCGTCACCCCGTTCTCCACCCGCTCCCGGCCCGGCGCCCCCGTCTCCACCCCGCTCTCCTGGGACGAGCTCCGCTCCGGCGCCGAGCCGATGGACTTCACCGTCCGCACCGTCCCCGAGCGCCTCGCCGCGCTCCGCGAAGACCCGTGGCAGGGC